One segment of Platichthys flesus chromosome 15, fPlaFle2.1, whole genome shotgun sequence DNA contains the following:
- the hspa4a gene encoding heat shock 70 kDa protein 4a, with product MSVVGFDLGFQSCYVAVARAGGIETVANEYSDRCTPSFVSFGPRNRSVGAAAKSQVVTNCKNTVQGFKRFHGRAFSDSNVQAAKSNLVYDLAQMPSGSTGIKVMYMEEERVFSIEQVTGMLLTKLKETAESALKKPVADCVISVPSYFTDVERRSVIDAAQIAGLNCLRLMNETTAVTLAYGIYKQDLPAPEEKPRIVVFVDLGHSGYQVSVCAFNKGKLKILATAFDAELGGKDFDDILVNHFCEEFGKKYKLDVKTKPRALVRLYQEAEKLKKLMSANSSDLPLNIECFMNDIDVSGKLNRGQFEEMCAGLLAKVEGPLRSVMEQAKMKKEDIYAVEIVGGASRMPAIKERISKFFGKELNTTLNLDEAVARGCALQCAILSPAFKVREFSITDVVPYSIALKWNSAAEDGVSDCEVFPKNHAAPFSKVLTFYRKEPFTLEGYYNNPKELLCPSTAIGQFLIQNVVPQASGESAKVKVKVRVNVHGVFSVSSASLVEVIKSAEGEEPMETDQTVKEEENKMQVDPEDQKVQAGDNGEKKSETEEMETTEDTKQEKKNDQPPQAKKPKVKTKTVELPIENNLHWQLSTEELNLLVENEGKMIMQDKLEKERNDAKNYVEEYVYDMRDKLHGRLEKFVNEADRDVFSLKLEETEIWLYEDGEDQQKQVYIDRLAELKKLGQPIQERYMEAEERPKAFEEFGRQIQMYMKIIEAYKAKDEQYDHLDELDVTRVDKQVNEAMVWMNEKMNQQKSQELHLDPVVKVQEIKAKTKELYLACNPVMSKPKPRVEPPKEEKTENGPVNGQEPTESQPSSQDKDTPAGTEQETAEKKLPEMDID from the exons atgtcagtggtgGGCTTCGACCTGGGCTTCCAGAGCTGCTATGTGGCTGTAGCCCGGGCGGGAGGCATCGAGACGGTGGCCAACGAGTACAGCGACAGATGCACACC GTCATTTGTATCGTTTGGACCACGAAATCGATCCGTAGGAGCAGCTGCAAAAAGCCAG GTGGTGACCAACTGTAAAAACACGGTGCAGGGCTTCAAGCGATTCCATGGCAGGGCGTTCTCAGACTCCAATGTCCAGGCAGCCAAGTCTAACTTGGTGTATGACTTGGCACAGATGCCCTCTGGATCCACTGGAATAAAA GTGATGTacatggaggaggagcgggTGTTCAGCATCGAGCAGGTCACCGGCATGCTGCTGACCAAACTGAAGGAGACTGCTGAGAGTGCACTGAAGAAACCAGTTGCAGACTGTGTGATCTCT GTCCCGAGTTATTTCACCGATGTAGAGAGGAGGTCAGTTATTGATGCAGCTCAGATCGCAGGCCTCAACTGTCTCCGACTAATGAATGAGACCACTGCAG TGACTCTGGCATATGGAATCTACAAGCAGGACCTGCCGGCTCCAGAGGAGAAGCCCAGGATAGTGGTGTTTGTGGACTTGGGCCACTCCGGTTACCAGGTGTCAGTTTGTGCCTTCAACAAGGGAAAGCTCAAG ATCCTGGCTACAGCATTTGATGCAGAGCTCGGTGGGAAGGACTTTGACGACATCTTGGTCAACCACTTCTGCGAGGAGTTTGGAAAGAAGTACAAACTGGACGTCAAGACCAAACCCCGGGCGCTGGTGAGGCTGTACCAAGAGGCTGAGAAGCTCAAGAAGCTGATGAGCGCCAACTCCTCCGACCTGCCTCTCAACATCGAGTGCTTCATGAACGACATCGACGTTTCGGGCAAACTCAACAG AGGTCAGTTTGAGGAGATGTGTGCGGGGCTGCTGGCCAAAGTAGAGGGTCCCCTGCGCAGTGTCATGGAACAAGCCA AGATGAAAAAGGAAGACATCTATGCAGTGGAGATCGTCGGTGGCGCCTCCAGAATGCCCGCCATCAAAGAGCGAATCAGCAAATTCTTTGGCAAGGAGCTGAACACCACCCTGAACCTAGACGAGGCTGTGGCCAGAGGCTGTGCTCTGCAG tgTGCCATCTTGTCACCAGCCTTCAAAGTCAGAGAGTTCTCCATCACAGATGTTGTTCCCTACTCCATCGCCCTGAAATGGAATTCCGCCGCCGAGGACGGAGTGAG tgattGTGAAGTTTTCCCAAAGAACCACGCAGCTCCCTTCTCCAAAGTTTTGACTTTTTACCGGAAAGAGCCGTTCACCCTCGAAGGCTACTACAACAACCCGAAGGAGCTGCTGTGCCCCAGCACCGCTATAG GTCAGTTCCTTATCCAGAATGTGGTTCCGCAGGCTTCTGGTGAAAGTGCAAAGGTCAAGGTGAAGGTTCGGGTCAATGTCCACGGTGTCTTCAGCGTATCGAGCGCGTCCCTCGTAGAAGTCATAAAATCAGCTGAAGGCGAGGAGCCAATGGAGACGGACCAGACAGTAAAGGAAGAGGAG AACAAAATGCAGGTGGATCCGGAGGATCAGAAAGTTCAGGCTGGAGACAACGGAGAGAAGAAGtctgagacagaggagatggag ACGACCGAGGATAccaagcaggagaagaagaacgaCCAGCCCCCGCAGGCCAAGAAACCCAAAGTGAAAACGAAGACAGTGGAGCTGCCCATAGAGAACAATTTGCACTGGCAGCTGTCCACTGAAGAACTAAATTTGTTGGTGGAGAATGAG GGTAAAATGATCATGCAGGATAaactggagaaggagaggaacgACGCAAAGAACTACGTAGAGGAGTATGTGTACGACATGAGAGACAAACTGCACGGCCGCCTGGAGAAGTTTGTGAATGAAGCT GATCGTGATGTGTTCTCATTGAAACTGGAGGAAACAGAGATCTGGCTGTATGAAGACGGAGAGGACCAACAGAAACAAGTTTACATCGACAGACTGGCTGAACTGAAG AAACTTGGTCAGCCGATCCAAGAAAGATACATGGAGGCTGAGGAGAGGCCAAAAGCATTTGAAGAATTTGGCAGACAAATCCAAATGTACATGAAGATCATTGAAGCTTACAAGGCAAAG GATGAGCAGTACGATCACTTGGATGAGCTTGATGTGACTCGGGTGGACAAGCAGGTGAACGAGGCCATGGTCTGGATGAACGAAAAAATGAACCAGCAGAAAAGTCAGGAGCTCCACCTGGACCCAGTGGTAAAAGTTCAGGAGATCAAGGCCAAGACTAAG gagCTTTACTTAGCCTGCAATCCTGTGATGTCCAAACCCAAGCCCAGGGTGGAGCCTCCTAAAGAGGAGAAGACCGAGAACGGACCAGTCAACGGGCAGGAGCCGACCGAGAGTCAGCCATCCAGTCAAGACAAAGACACACCTGCAGGGACGGAACAGGAAACGGCAGAGAAAAAGCTCCCTGAAATGGACATTGACTAA
- the rnf14 gene encoding E3 ubiquitin-protein ligase RNF14, producing MSEDKEAQEDELLALASIYDEDEFRRAESAQGGEIQLCLELPPDFKIVVKGENKSEYNVCFLPPLVLNFELPAEYPSTLSPIFTLSSKWITRAQMSSLCRRLDELWEENQGCVILFTWIQLLKEEAVDFLGIQSPLEVTRGGSKAGGERRKTDPAATALTQPGSLSENAEGRKREVKKGKSEMQLAASSQLDPRTVLLRDPHSDLLPQLLDFDEAQRQKVFDSKGFCCGICFLEKLGSMCLCFKECQHVYCKACMTEYFQIQIRDGNVQCLNCPETKCTSLATPSQVKQLVDEELFARYDRLLLQSSLDLMADVVYCPRQSCGTAVMVEPDTTMGICTACQYAFCTLCKLGYHGVSNCKIPADELRNLRDEYLSATSQGKKFLEQRFGKRVIQKAVEESFSRDWLNENCKSCPRCGTNIQKVDGCNKMTCTSCKQYFCWLCLGVLSRVNPYSHFNNPHSPCYNQLFQGVDLDDEDALWSDEED from the exons ATGTCTGAGGACAAGGAAGCCCAGGAGGATGAGCTGCTTGCTTTAGCAAGTATTTATGATGAGGACGAGTTCCGCCGAGCCGAGTCGGCTCAGGGGGGAGAGATTCAGCTCTGTTTGGAGCTTCCTCCTGATTTCAAAATTGTTGTTAAAG GAGAGAATAAATCAGAATACAATGTGTGCTTCTTGCCTCCTCTGGTCCTCAACTTCGAGCTTCCTGCAGAATATCCTTCCACGTTATCACCAATCTTTACTCTCAGCTCCAAATGGATAACCAGAGCACAG ATGAGTTCTCTGTGCAGACGTCTGGATGAGCTGTGGGAGGAGAACCAGGGCTGCGTGATCCTGTTCACATGGATCCAGCTCCTCAAAGAGGAGGCTGTGGACTTTCTTGGCATCCAGTCTCCCCTTGAAGTCACCAGAGGAGGAAGTAAGGCAGGTGGGGAGCGCAGGAAAACCGACCCAGCAGCTACAG CTCTGACGCAGCCTGGGAGTCTTTCTGAAAACGCTgaggggaggaaaagagaagtgaagaagGGAAAGTCTGAAATGCAGTTGGCAGCGTCTTCTCAACTGGACCCGCGCACCGTCCTGTTGAGGGACCCACATTCTGACCTCCTACCTCAGCTCCTGGACTTTGATGAGGCGCAGCGCCAGAAGGTGTTCGACAGCAAAGGGTTCTGCTGTGGGATCTGCTTCTTAGAGAAGCTGGGCTCCATGTGCCTCTGCTTTAAGGAGTGCCAGCATGTCTACTGCAAGGCCTGCATGACCGAATACTTCCAGATCCAAATACGGGACGGCAACGTTCAGTGCCTTAATTGCCCTGAGACAAAATGTACCTCCTTAGCCACACCATCGCAG GTGAAGCAGCTGGTGGATGAAGAGCTGTTTGCCCGTTATGACCGCTTGCTGCTTCAGTCGTCTCTGGACCTCATGGCCGACGTGGTGTACTGTCCCCGTCAGTCCTGCGGCACCGCCGTCATGGTGGAGCCAGACACGACCATGGGCATTTGCACTGCCTGCCAGTATGCTTTCTGTACGCTGTGCAAGCTCGGATATCACGGCGTCTCCAACTGTAAAATCCCTGCAG atGAGCTGCGTAATCTCAGAGACGAATACCTGTCAGCCACGTCTCAGGGGAAAAAGTTCTTGGAGCAGCGCTTTGGGAAGAGGGTGATCCAGAAAGCGGTGGAAGAATCCTTTAGCAGAGACTGGCTCAATGAGAACTGCAAATCCTGTCCACGCTGTGGAACCAATATCCAG aaagTGGACGGCTGCAACAAGATGACCTGTACCTCGTGTAAACAATACTTCTGTTGGCTGTGCCTGGGCGTCCTAAGCCGAGTCAACCCATACAGCCACTTTAACAACCCACATTCACCCTGTTATAACCA ACTCTTCCAAGGTGTGGACCTGGACGACGAAGATGCCTTGTGGAGCGATGAGGAGGACTGA
- the endou2 gene encoding uridylate-specific endoribonuclease B, protein MMESDRELSAMVQELWDNDVNRLKPGKDYRISLQGKAGDSMSINDDNDGAGYPLFTFVDENIFKKETFLAFISLLDNYVSDTGEPEIVTPEEVAENHKFLDSIIQTPTMKIAHKYLVEKHLSPADTTKFKEQLYMIWFELYARKGSSRPDSSGFEHVFVGETRGGRTVIGFHNWIQLYLQEKLGHIDYKGYSVTAHSPQPDENKHILALQFSWKNGIKPKGSIFIGVSPEFEFALYTLCFLTSPNERVKVQFSFYDVEIVCHHYNQKHIGTTYPVLLKYQNL, encoded by the exons ATGATGGAGAGCGATAGAGAGCTGTCGGCCATGGTGCAGGAGCTGTGGGACAATGATGTCAACCGACTCAAACCAGGAAAAGACTACAGGATCTCCCTGCag ggCAAAGCTGGAGACAGCATGTCCATAAACGACGACAACGACGGAGCGGGATATCCTCTGTTTACGTTTGTTGACgagaacattttcaaaaaggaGACCTTTCTGG CCTTTATTTCCCTGCTGGATAACTACGTGAGTGACACTGGCGAGCCAGAGATTGTAACCCCAGAGGAGGTGGCAGAAAACCACAAGTTCCTGGACTCCATCATTCAGACTCCCACCATGAAG ATAGCTCATAAATACCTGGTAGAGAAGCACCTCTCTCCTGCGGATACGACAAAATTCAAGGAGCAGCTGTACATGATCTGGTTTGAACTCTATGCCAGGAAGGGATCCAGCAG GCCGGACTCTTCGGGGTTCGAACACGTGTTCGTtggagagacgagaggaggcCGGACTGTAATTGGCTTTCACAACTGGATCCAGCTCTacctgcaggagaagctgggaCACATCGATTACAAAGGCTACAGCGTCACTGCACATTCCCCCCAG CCTGACGAGAACAAACACATCCTGGCCCTTCAGTTCAGCTGGAAGAACGGTATTAAGCCCAAGGGCAGCATCTTCATCGGCGTCAGTCCCGAGTTCGAGTTCGCCCTCTACACCCTCTGTTTCCTCACCTCGCCCAATGAGCGCGTCAAAGTCCAGTTCAGTTTCTACGATGTGGAGATCGTTTGCCACCACTACAACCAAAAGCACATAGGCACCACCTACCCTGTGCTCCTCAAGTACCAGAACCTTTAG
- the LOC133969517 gene encoding NEDD4 family-interacting protein 1-like isoform X5 — protein MAEPGARYQQLPNEEDPEESPQVAADAPPPYSSITEDNAAFFDCKEDGAFPKPPSYNVATTLPSYDEAERTKAETAVPLVTGRNEDFVNRDDFEDADQLRIGNDGIFMLTFFMAFLFNWIGFFLSFCLTTSAAGRYGAISGFGLSLIKWILIVRFSTYFPGYFDGQYWLWWVFLVLGFLLFLRGFINYARIRKMADTFATLPRTRVLFIY, from the exons ATGGCCGAACCCGGCGCCAGATACCAGCAG CTGCCCAATGAGGAGGACCCAGAGGAGAGTCCACAGGTAGCAGCTGACGCTCCTCCCCCGTACAGCAGCATCACCGAGGACAATGCTG CCTTCTTTGACTGCAAGGAAGACGGTGCTTTCCCCAAGCCTCCATCATACAATGTAGCCACTACGCTACCCTCCTACGATGAAGCAGAAAGAACCAAAGCTGAGACGGCTGTTCCACTGGTAACCGGAAGA AATGAAGACTTTGTGAACAGAGACGACTTCGAAGATGCCGATCAGCTGAGAATAGGAAATGACGGCATCTTCATGCTCACTTTCTTCA tGGCATTCCTCTTCAACTGGATCGGTTTcttcctgtctttctgtctgacCACGTCCGCAGCCGGCCGCTACGGAGCCATCTCAGGCTTTGGCCTCTCTCTCATCAAATGGATCCTCATCGTCCGG TTCTCCACATATTTTCCCGGTTACTTTGATGGACAGTACTGGCTGTGGTGGGTGTTCCTGGTGTTGG gaTTTTTGCTCTTCCTGCGTGGATTCATCAACTATGCCAGAATCCGCAAGATGGCCGACACCTTCGCCACCCTGCCACGCACCCGAGTCCTCTTCATCTACTAA
- the LOC133969517 gene encoding NEDD4 family-interacting protein 1-like isoform X4, producing the protein MAEPGARYQQLPNEEDPEESPQVAADAPPPYSSITEDNAAFFDCKEDGAFPKPPSYNVATTLPSYDEAERTKAETAVPLQPPRRQRLESFDEVIRSTLENEDFVNRDDFEDADQLRIGNDGIFMLTFFMAFLFNWIGFFLSFCLTTSAAGRYGAISGFGLSLIKWILIVRFSTYFPGYFDGQYWLWWVFLVLGFLLFLRGFINYARIRKMADTFATLPRTRVLFIY; encoded by the exons ATGGCCGAACCCGGCGCCAGATACCAGCAG CTGCCCAATGAGGAGGACCCAGAGGAGAGTCCACAGGTAGCAGCTGACGCTCCTCCCCCGTACAGCAGCATCACCGAGGACAATGCTG CCTTCTTTGACTGCAAGGAAGACGGTGCTTTCCCCAAGCCTCCATCATACAATGTAGCCACTACGCTACCCTCCTACGATGAAGCAGAAAGAACCAAAGCTGAGACGGCTGTTCCACTG cagcctccGCGCAGGCAGCGCCTGGAGTCTTTTGACGAAGTTATTCGCAGTACACTGGAG AATGAAGACTTTGTGAACAGAGACGACTTCGAAGATGCCGATCAGCTGAGAATAGGAAATGACGGCATCTTCATGCTCACTTTCTTCA tGGCATTCCTCTTCAACTGGATCGGTTTcttcctgtctttctgtctgacCACGTCCGCAGCCGGCCGCTACGGAGCCATCTCAGGCTTTGGCCTCTCTCTCATCAAATGGATCCTCATCGTCCGG TTCTCCACATATTTTCCCGGTTACTTTGATGGACAGTACTGGCTGTGGTGGGTGTTCCTGGTGTTGG gaTTTTTGCTCTTCCTGCGTGGATTCATCAACTATGCCAGAATCCGCAAGATGGCCGACACCTTCGCCACCCTGCCACGCACCCGAGTCCTCTTCATCTACTAA
- the LOC133969517 gene encoding NEDD4 family-interacting protein 1-like isoform X3, whose protein sequence is MAEPGARYQQLPNEEDPEESPQVAADAPPPYSSITEDNAAFFDCKEDGAFPKPPSYNVATTLPSYDEAERTKAETAVPLQQPPRRQRLESFDEVIRSTLENEDFVNRDDFEDADQLRIGNDGIFMLTFFMAFLFNWIGFFLSFCLTTSAAGRYGAISGFGLSLIKWILIVRFSTYFPGYFDGQYWLWWVFLVLGFLLFLRGFINYARIRKMADTFATLPRTRVLFIY, encoded by the exons ATGGCCGAACCCGGCGCCAGATACCAGCAG CTGCCCAATGAGGAGGACCCAGAGGAGAGTCCACAGGTAGCAGCTGACGCTCCTCCCCCGTACAGCAGCATCACCGAGGACAATGCTG CCTTCTTTGACTGCAAGGAAGACGGTGCTTTCCCCAAGCCTCCATCATACAATGTAGCCACTACGCTACCCTCCTACGATGAAGCAGAAAGAACCAAAGCTGAGACGGCTGTTCCACTG cagcagcctccGCGCAGGCAGCGCCTGGAGTCTTTTGACGAAGTTATTCGCAGTACACTGGAG AATGAAGACTTTGTGAACAGAGACGACTTCGAAGATGCCGATCAGCTGAGAATAGGAAATGACGGCATCTTCATGCTCACTTTCTTCA tGGCATTCCTCTTCAACTGGATCGGTTTcttcctgtctttctgtctgacCACGTCCGCAGCCGGCCGCTACGGAGCCATCTCAGGCTTTGGCCTCTCTCTCATCAAATGGATCCTCATCGTCCGG TTCTCCACATATTTTCCCGGTTACTTTGATGGACAGTACTGGCTGTGGTGGGTGTTCCTGGTGTTGG gaTTTTTGCTCTTCCTGCGTGGATTCATCAACTATGCCAGAATCCGCAAGATGGCCGACACCTTCGCCACCCTGCCACGCACCCGAGTCCTCTTCATCTACTAA
- the LOC133969517 gene encoding NEDD4 family-interacting protein 1-like isoform X1: MAEPGARYQQLPNEEDPEESPQVAADAPPPYSSITEDNAAFFDCKEDGAFPKPPSYNVATTLPSYDEAERTKAETAVPLVTGRQQPPRRQRLESFDEVIRSTLENEDFVNRDDFEDADQLRIGNDGIFMLTFFMAFLFNWIGFFLSFCLTTSAAGRYGAISGFGLSLIKWILIVRFSTYFPGYFDGQYWLWWVFLVLGFLLFLRGFINYARIRKMADTFATLPRTRVLFIY, translated from the exons ATGGCCGAACCCGGCGCCAGATACCAGCAG CTGCCCAATGAGGAGGACCCAGAGGAGAGTCCACAGGTAGCAGCTGACGCTCCTCCCCCGTACAGCAGCATCACCGAGGACAATGCTG CCTTCTTTGACTGCAAGGAAGACGGTGCTTTCCCCAAGCCTCCATCATACAATGTAGCCACTACGCTACCCTCCTACGATGAAGCAGAAAGAACCAAAGCTGAGACGGCTGTTCCACTGGTAACCGGAAGA cagcagcctccGCGCAGGCAGCGCCTGGAGTCTTTTGACGAAGTTATTCGCAGTACACTGGAG AATGAAGACTTTGTGAACAGAGACGACTTCGAAGATGCCGATCAGCTGAGAATAGGAAATGACGGCATCTTCATGCTCACTTTCTTCA tGGCATTCCTCTTCAACTGGATCGGTTTcttcctgtctttctgtctgacCACGTCCGCAGCCGGCCGCTACGGAGCCATCTCAGGCTTTGGCCTCTCTCTCATCAAATGGATCCTCATCGTCCGG TTCTCCACATATTTTCCCGGTTACTTTGATGGACAGTACTGGCTGTGGTGGGTGTTCCTGGTGTTGG gaTTTTTGCTCTTCCTGCGTGGATTCATCAACTATGCCAGAATCCGCAAGATGGCCGACACCTTCGCCACCCTGCCACGCACCCGAGTCCTCTTCATCTACTAA
- the LOC133969517 gene encoding NEDD4 family-interacting protein 1-like isoform X2 → MAEPGARYQQLPNEEDPEESPQVAADAPPPYSSITEDNAAFFDCKEDGAFPKPPSYNVATTLPSYDEAERTKAETAVPLVTGRQPPRRQRLESFDEVIRSTLENEDFVNRDDFEDADQLRIGNDGIFMLTFFMAFLFNWIGFFLSFCLTTSAAGRYGAISGFGLSLIKWILIVRFSTYFPGYFDGQYWLWWVFLVLGFLLFLRGFINYARIRKMADTFATLPRTRVLFIY, encoded by the exons ATGGCCGAACCCGGCGCCAGATACCAGCAG CTGCCCAATGAGGAGGACCCAGAGGAGAGTCCACAGGTAGCAGCTGACGCTCCTCCCCCGTACAGCAGCATCACCGAGGACAATGCTG CCTTCTTTGACTGCAAGGAAGACGGTGCTTTCCCCAAGCCTCCATCATACAATGTAGCCACTACGCTACCCTCCTACGATGAAGCAGAAAGAACCAAAGCTGAGACGGCTGTTCCACTGGTAACCGGAAGA cagcctccGCGCAGGCAGCGCCTGGAGTCTTTTGACGAAGTTATTCGCAGTACACTGGAG AATGAAGACTTTGTGAACAGAGACGACTTCGAAGATGCCGATCAGCTGAGAATAGGAAATGACGGCATCTTCATGCTCACTTTCTTCA tGGCATTCCTCTTCAACTGGATCGGTTTcttcctgtctttctgtctgacCACGTCCGCAGCCGGCCGCTACGGAGCCATCTCAGGCTTTGGCCTCTCTCTCATCAAATGGATCCTCATCGTCCGG TTCTCCACATATTTTCCCGGTTACTTTGATGGACAGTACTGGCTGTGGTGGGTGTTCCTGGTGTTGG gaTTTTTGCTCTTCCTGCGTGGATTCATCAACTATGCCAGAATCCGCAAGATGGCCGACACCTTCGCCACCCTGCCACGCACCCGAGTCCTCTTCATCTACTAA
- the LOC133969517 gene encoding NEDD4 family-interacting protein 1-like isoform X6 codes for MAEPGARYQQLPNEEDPEESPQVAADAPPPYSSITEDNAAFFDCKEDGAFPKPPSYNVATTLPSYDEAERTKAETAVPLNEDFVNRDDFEDADQLRIGNDGIFMLTFFMAFLFNWIGFFLSFCLTTSAAGRYGAISGFGLSLIKWILIVRFSTYFPGYFDGQYWLWWVFLVLGFLLFLRGFINYARIRKMADTFATLPRTRVLFIY; via the exons ATGGCCGAACCCGGCGCCAGATACCAGCAG CTGCCCAATGAGGAGGACCCAGAGGAGAGTCCACAGGTAGCAGCTGACGCTCCTCCCCCGTACAGCAGCATCACCGAGGACAATGCTG CCTTCTTTGACTGCAAGGAAGACGGTGCTTTCCCCAAGCCTCCATCATACAATGTAGCCACTACGCTACCCTCCTACGATGAAGCAGAAAGAACCAAAGCTGAGACGGCTGTTCCACTG AATGAAGACTTTGTGAACAGAGACGACTTCGAAGATGCCGATCAGCTGAGAATAGGAAATGACGGCATCTTCATGCTCACTTTCTTCA tGGCATTCCTCTTCAACTGGATCGGTTTcttcctgtctttctgtctgacCACGTCCGCAGCCGGCCGCTACGGAGCCATCTCAGGCTTTGGCCTCTCTCTCATCAAATGGATCCTCATCGTCCGG TTCTCCACATATTTTCCCGGTTACTTTGATGGACAGTACTGGCTGTGGTGGGTGTTCCTGGTGTTGG gaTTTTTGCTCTTCCTGCGTGGATTCATCAACTATGCCAGAATCCGCAAGATGGCCGACACCTTCGCCACCCTGCCACGCACCCGAGTCCTCTTCATCTACTAA